Within Streptomyces sp. SS1-1, the genomic segment CGCGTACCGCACCCTGCTGGACCATCTCGGCGGCGTCGACGCGGTGGTGCTGGTGGACGGCGGCACCGACATCCTGATGCGCGGGGACGAGCACGGGCTGGGCACCCCGGAGGAGGACATGGCCAGCCTGGCCGCGGTCGCCGGGCTCGACGGGGTCGCCGTACGACTGGTGGCCTGCCTCGGCTTCGGCGTGGACGCCTACCACGGGGTCAGCCACGCCCTGGTGCTGGAGAACCTGGCGGCCCTGGAACGGGACGGCGGCTACCTGGGCGCGTTCTCCCTTCCGCGCACCGGCGAGGAGGGACGGCTGTTCCTCGACGCGGTGGAGCACGCGCGGCGGGAGACACCGGAGTATCCGAGCATCGTCCAAGGCTCGGTCGCGGCGGCCGTGCGCGGGGAGTTCGGGGACGTGCGCTTCACCGAGCGCACCAAGGACAGCGAACTCTTCGTCAATCCGCTCATGGCGCTGTACTTCTGCGTGGACGCGCTCGCCCTGGCCCGGCGCAATCTCTACCTGGACCGCCTGGAGGACACGGCGCTGATGCGCCAGATCAGCACGCGTATCAAGGAGTTCCGGGACGGGCTCCCCCGCCAGCGGCCGCCTCGCGCCTACCCCCACTGAGGCGCCCGC encodes:
- a CDS encoding DUF1152 domain-containing protein, translating into MFSLLEPPFFTRLRDARRVLVAGAGGGFDVYAGLPLALALRAAGKEVHLASLSFSDLFGLDDGVWVDPDVAAIRPDTEARGRYFPERSLARWLAAHDLPATVYAFPLTGVRPLRAAYRTLLDHLGGVDAVVLVDGGTDILMRGDEHGLGTPEEDMASLAAVAGLDGVAVRLVACLGFGVDAYHGVSHALVLENLAALERDGGYLGAFSLPRTGEEGRLFLDAVEHARRETPEYPSIVQGSVAAAVRGEFGDVRFTERTKDSELFVNPLMALYFCVDALALARRNLYLDRLEDTALMRQISTRIKEFRDGLPRQRPPRAYPH